The following nucleotide sequence is from Echeneis naucrates chromosome 17, fEcheNa1.1, whole genome shotgun sequence.
TAATCTGGTGGAGACACGATAAATACTCTACCATACTGCATACATTTTTGTAACCCCAGTAAGTCACGCTCGTTGATTGCGTCAGTCAGTGACATAGGCTGCTGACCTGATTCAGCATCATAGAATTCATCTTCGGTGAGAGTACTGAGGGTAGACGACCTCCTGCTCTTGCTCAGTGACTGCTTGAGTTCGTAGTGCTCAGTTGCCAAAGTCTGCAGAGCTTCGGTCAGAGCTTTAttcttctccacctcctgctctAACTTCAGATTCCACACCTGCACGCACAGGGTCAGCAGACAATCaaaacacagacgcacaccaGAGGCTAGGCACAGTATAAGACGGGTATGTGCTCATGTATTCTGAGCCAACATTTCTGATGCAAGTGAGCAGCATGGAGAGTGAAGTAACAATTATTGACTGATTGCTTGACTTAGCGGTTCTGCTGGCAGGCCATTGTTCTATCCCTGCACACAGATCTGGTTTCCTCCAGTCGGAACCAAATACCCCAGTCTCCGAGAGCTCTGCATCACAGGACGGAGTGTCCCATTTTTAGCAACCTGAGCCTGGCCGGTGTGGGACAAACTAGATCAATGTTTCCTCATGTCTAACGCTGCCATTGTGCATCACTAACATCGCtaacaaataaatacagctaCATTtgcttgcaaaaaaaattatggcTTGCATAATTAATACTTTAAAAAGGACAGGCTACACATTAAGGGTCTTTTCAGGTATTACAAAAGCTGGGAAGAAAAAAGTTCACTCAACGTAAAACCTCCCAGAGTCACCTTGACCAATGCAGCAGAGCCTGACAGAAACAGGACCATGTGGATCGCCTGGTAAATCTGAGACTGTAAAACAAGgccactgtgtttttattgaagaTAAAGTTCTGCTTTGTCTCTTCAACTGCCTGAAGCATTATTGTTGTAGGCACAGCCGgacaaacacaatgttttacTGCACAAAGGAAGAAAACTGCAAATGAGATCAAGGTgggatttttattaaattacacTGGCTGTAACAAAATACATCTATAGCTTCAGATGTATGCCTGTAAACATCATGTTTCAGCAATCATTATGTAATTCTATATGATAATAAAAGctaaatctttattttgacattaaaaaatTTTATCTCATTAAAGGTAGCGAAACACATACCAGTGCCTGTAcgattttaaaatgaaaagataacataaaatatttagtgTGTAGAACTGTCCTATTACGGTCAGCAGCTCAAATTTCAAAACTGCAGGTGGAGGCAGTGAAAACACTGAGTAACACACTTCCtctttggtgatttttttttcccccttctcaTCAGCAAAAAGGCAGGAAATCCAGCCATTTCTAATGAGTATTGATTTTATTCCAACTGGGGCACCCCTGACACCAGTAAAGGGCTTATTGGGTATCTTTTGGAAGTACATCACATTGACTGCGGCTCTTCTGTGGCCCAAACTTGAATAAGCAGAAATGTTACAGCTGGGGAGACTGATGGTTAATATGCAGATCCTAACTCTGCAACAGAGCTAAAATCCTCAGAATATATGAAGATACAGCGAGTTTCTTTACTGTCTTTATAACAAATTCCTGACTTTTCCACATATCACCCCATTTTTACATCTGATGGaaccaaaaataataagaagaataagaaaCGCCAGTAATAACAAGAGTGACTGTGCAGGCCCCGAGGCACTCACTAACAGTCGCACCTACATTAGCAGTGATCACTTTACATAGATATTTATGCttgcaaaaaaaaccaactacTTTAGATGGACATGGACTCAAGAGTTTCACTGACTCCTGCTGTAACTGTGATGGGAGGTGAAAAGCAACTTCCTTTGCACAAGGTTTGCATCAAGTTCAGCCGTCTGGCACCTACAgtcagggacacacacacacacacacacaccacctgctGTCTCATGCTGTCATCACACTTGCTATTCTGTTTGTTCAGCCACTTTAAGCAGCACGCTGTGTAAAAATAGGAATACAGTTTTAATGGATATTCACGTCATCTTTTCATATTTAAGAaacgtacgtgtgtgtgtgagagagagagagtatgtgTTTTAGCACAGTTTCGAAGATAAGACATGTGCCTCTGTACAAAACAGAAACTCATATTGCTATAGCAATACAGTCACATTTTCAATTTAAGATAATCAAGATTGAATTAAGATTAGAAGATTGGCTTTATCAAATCCATGTCCATAAATAGATCCTCCTTGCAAAATTCCACTTAATTCAACACTCTGAATGGGCTGCGTGTGTAGAAGACTGTGTTAACACCATGTCCCAGGCACTTGGTTTCAGAGCCCATTCAGGAACAACACTTTGTTGTGTAACTATCCCAGCCAGCTCTTTTGCTCTCACTGCACCCTCTCGCCTGGGCACAAACAGCACTCTTTTAAGCCCTGCTGAGGCTGTCTGCTGTAGCTGATGCTGGAGCCTGGAAGGGATGCTTCTCCTTGGGCACCACCCCAAAGGGTAGAACATTTACTTTGTTCTAAAATGTGTCCCCTTCTGCTGAAGTGGATCCAAAtctcaaaatgaaatgttattatACTTCTGAGTGTGTCATGATAACTGCAGAGACATGTACGCACCGATTCAACATGAATAGCTTTGCAGCTATGGTTGAAGTGAAATAAAGGTTCTGTCAAATTCTTTTAGGTTTGAAGGCGGTCTGGTTTCTAACACTACTCTGACTGATATTTATGAATAACTccagaaaaatatataatgcaACATTCTCCTGCTCTCAGTGCAGTACAAAGACTCCATTTGCTTTCTTAGATGTGACTGCCTGAGAATAACCAAAAAAAGGATCATCTTATGGATGGTTTATGCTCAGAACTGGGTATTTTCAGATCAATCTTCATACGAACTGTTGTGAAGGACATCAACAACATCCGAAACGTTGTGTAGCTGCCATACTGTCGTGTCCTGCATGTGCTGAATAAATGAGGCACTCTCACTAGCATACTTTCActttgcagcagctgctgaaatggGTCAGACCTGATTGACTCTGCTGAAGGGCAATGCTTTAATTGTTGCAAAACCCTTTGAGATATACTTCATGCTCCTCCGTTACACATCTGCCTGGAAATCAAAGCACATTTACAGCACGTGCCTACGGTGTGTTCTGTGCGGCGGAAAACAAATGTGTAAGTGGAACCAACAGAAGCATCTGCTGcaacacagtggaaatgaaggATTAAAGTTAATACTGCCTAATACAGCCAATCTCAGCAGTGCAGAAAATATAATCCATTTAGTGCATGTAGTAGCAGGAGCTTAACATGAGACCAGTGCTTGTAACATGCTTGTTAAGACATTTTGTACTACACTATATTGTGAGAAATTAATTTAGCGTCCATTGTTATGACAACTCCCGTGGTTTTTGGGTGATGAGACTGAGATAACAGCAGGTTATTCCTCGTGACAGGACAGACAAGCTGCTACATCTGGGCACTGCTGAGCAATATCATGTATAACTGGCTGCTGAAGTAACTTTCTGTTCTGTTAtattgcaaaaatatttttagttaTCAACCTGATTACACAAAAGACAGATACAGATTGACACAGTCCCAAGTTACTTCTAGGTAGTTTTGTGACTGGTTTTATAAAATTGTAGCACCACAGTCTCTTCATTTGTAAGAGAGACAAGATAGAGTTTGTCCCTAATCATCTTTCAGTTCTTTGGTTAAGCACTACAAtactgggagaaaaaaaaaaattaataaaaacaacacagcgATGGCTGCATTAAAATGGTTGAACACAGTGTTATATCTCAAAAACCTTATCCTGAGtatcaacataaaataaatcttcaaaTCATTTTCCTCAATGTGTCTCAGAATCCATTATgatctcattaaaaaaaagaaagaaagaaagaaaaaggaatgagCTGTGTGCCCAGACACACTTCAAGCAAGCAATATAACACGCGCTAAATTTAGACAATTAAAGTCACAGTAATACCCTAAGCATTGTGATAAGCTTCAAACTGCCCCTCAAATCTACACCACACTCAAAACATCAGAATCGCCAAACTTCAGTCACCTGAGACCAGCCCACAGCAATCAACACCTGTTATCTAGCTGACAAAAATCTGATGAGAGGAAAGCAGAAGGAAGACGAGAGGAAGCAAAGCTGTTCGGTTTGTACCTGTGCAGAAACTGCAGCCGCTCTCTTCCTTCTCTTGTGCTCGGATGCTCTGGCATGTGAAAGTGTGCCTGCGAGCGTGTATTTTCACTGTTCGAGGGTGAAAGCATGCATCGCCAGCTGAGCCTGTGAATTTGCACACTTGGGTTGCCTCGCTCAATGCGCAGCCTTTCCCTGGAGCAGAAGTGTGTGGCTCCAaatccaagtgtgtgtgtgtgttttgttttttttttttaattaatatatatgAGTTTGTGCGCATATACACTGATCAGTAAGCTTGATGCAGACCTAAGCATAAAAGCGGATCTTGTCTTGTGTCCTTCCAACAGACATGCCAGTGATTATCAGACTGTTTCATCCACCCCCAAGGGCATAGCACAACTACGAGGACAGGTGGACAGGGACACGCACAcgtgcacacgtgcacacacgcacacaaacctAATTGGTAAGGGGGAGGGGCAATGTAATCATTCAATACAATTTACTCAACCAATAGCAGCTTGGCACATGGCTGAGGTTATGGGAATCAGTGAAATGAAGATTCATGGGACTCACTGAGCTATTATATTACTAGATTAAATTAGATGCTAGAGTTCACTGaaatctgttttaaaaacacagtttcactttCATAACCAAACAGGACATCAACGTATCAGACAAAACCGAGCAAGTTTATTTATGGTTTTGATATAATATAAATCAGAGGTGATTAAAGTTGTGAGTGCAGGCATAATAACTGTACAGTATTGTGTTGGTTAGTTTTCCTACCTCTTCTTGTTTTGAAAACAGTTCAAGGCACAGATGGAGGGTAGCACAAGTTTCACTGGAAAGCTCACTGGTCTGTTTGGCTTTCAGTAAAAGAGGAGCAGCCGCTGCTTTTAaacagagaataaataaaaataaataattgatgcTTCAAATGTATACATCAAGAAACACTgtcatcatctgttcatttcatCAGAACTATTTAGTCttccatatttaaaaaaaaaaaaaaaaaaaaaaaaagagtaaaaaggggaaaaatgcCCAGTGGTGtctttaaattgttaaatttgTTCTACCAACAAAACCAAAGCCCCTCGAACATTTTTGGACACTATCTGGGACACTTACCATAATTCTCTTCATTCTTCATCATGGACAGAAATATTGACACTTCACTCTCCAATTTTTGTTGGCAAGTACTGGCTGCCTGCAGGAGTACAGGACAGAAGCAGTTTAACAGTGGGACTGTCACAGCCCAACAAACatggattgttttgttttgttttgtttttccattataTATTGTCAACAGAAAAGCACTAAATGACAATTTGCTACTTGAGGCTGAGCGTCTACAAAATCTCATTTTTAAACTCCTACCTGAACTGCTTGTTTCAGGTTTCCTATTGTCACAccgtcaccatcatcatcgtcgATAATCTCTTCTTGCACACAGTGACGGGTGCTGTAGGATGAATGCGCCTCAAACGCATCCAACCATTTCTATGTGGAAAAATACCAATTTGTCTGCTTGTACACATCACCCACAGGTAAAGATTATGGTCAGATTATTAAGATGAATCTTATCTCACTTTTCTTGTTGCCATTGAATCTGCTTTTGAGGGGACCTTAAAATAAAGCACAGTGTCATCAAAGCACCTGAGCATGAAGAAGCAATGATTCCATGGTTTGACctggaatgaaaaacatcaaataagTGATTGTTGAAGATATCAAACATTACCATGTCATTAGTGCTAGGCCATCACAAATCGAATCACTTAAAAGCTGCTTTGGTTAAAAGCATCTGACCAATAAGTAAATGTAAATCAAAGGGATAAGCATCCCTGCATAATTCTGAAGGTTAATTACAATGAACGTCTAACCTCTTCTACTTACCATGCAGTAGGCTTGTGATAGGGACTTGGAGCCCTGTTTTCTGACACCAGCTTGTGCATcagccctttaaaaaaaaaaaaaaaaaaaaaaaaagaagagaaaaataaatgactgaacacCAGACACAgtgtataaaataaaacataactaATCTACATAAAGTACAGATGTACTGTAGTCACAGTTTAAAGTTCCAGTTTTCACTGCATGCTCGATGAACCCTTCATCCCCAACAAGAATAGTTTGGATGAAAttacatttgcttttattcCAGTCACCACAAGAGACAAGGCATTGTAGGGTAAAGCTCAGCTTTTTACACAGCAAGGCAATGAAGGAGGACGTCATATCATAGAGTCCTGCCATGGCTAAAGCTATCTTCATTCTATGTGATATTATATGCATGCCAGATACATCACTGCAAAGTTTTGGCTTTAAATGACTGTGTACAGATGAAGTTATCTCACTGTTTGTGGTACCAGGAGAGAGTTCCATCCTCAAGCACCACCCAGTGGGATCGCCATCCAAGAAACCGTGAACTCTGTCAGGGACACGCGATCAATACCAGAGAAGCTACGTAGCAATAGTAAATGTACACATTTATCCTGTGTAGAAGGGGAGGATATTTGGAATTTTATGTTATTAAAAAAGACTAATAAACTCAAATAGTATTCAAAACACAGGATTATAAGTAATAAATGCTTATGAGCACCATTTTGTGTATAATAAGAATGAGAATGATGTTGCGTGttgacaaacaggaaaatagGAGTCTACAGCATCTAATGTGGAGACTGATCAAAATGAACACACTTAAGCATCTGGGTACCTTCCAGAGGGGCCCTTCAATCTTCTGCACCCAACTGTTCAAAACCTAGGTGTGGGGGGggtaaaaataagaaaaatatttgggtaaaaataaaataaaataaaatcagagatTGGTAGTTTTTCACTGACACCAGAAACTGCtaagtggtttttttttttataacaaacTAAAACCTGAAGTTTCAGAGGTAaccatgttttctgaatttaCTTAACAGCTTAGTAtctattctttttctttattttgcattgAAGCTATGCTCAGCTTATCAGACATCCAAGCAAGAGCAAGGACTGCTGACTTGGAAGGCTCTTCAGACCTCAAGTGAATGTGTACAGCGATGCTGCAAAAGGAAATGTAGAAAGATTGTTGGGTGCATCTCTATTTAGGCCAGATGCAGAAAGAAGagatcacttttttttccccctacagGAGAAAATTTAGGCATCAAATCTCTAATTAAGTTGAATTCACAAAGCACAAAGTCtcagtacaaaataaaattgagttACTAGCTTGTGGATTGTCCAAGATTGGAGTGTTTAATCCTCTTGGGAAAATGAACAAGGTCAGccaatttcataaaaaaaaaaacaaaaaaacaccaccctgttcagtagatttttttttttcctggctaaTGGTGCTAATGGAGAGGCCAAAGGATCACAAAACTAATCAAGGGGAATAAATGAATAATCCTTTATGGACCACAAATCAATTAACACTGTTATACTGATCATGCAAAATCAATTGTGCTGGTTAAATGCTGCAAATACATATAATCAATTGTGACATGTTAAAAATGAGCTTTATAGCTCTAAATGTGTGCATGAGTTGAcctgttaatttaaaaaaagggggtggCAGGATTGCAAATCAGTCATCTGAGCTCACCTTGTCTTGATAGGCTGCTACAATATGTCTGAGTTCATCGCTACAAACCAGGTCCAGTGGTGTCTGATCTGTTAAATCAGTAGTCAATGCAGAAAACTATTAAGCACATTCAGACATGAACGAATGAACAGAACAATATAAATCATGCATATGGACATCAAATGGCTTTAATTTCAATTTATGATTCCAAGGGCAACtgtcataaacaaacaaacaaaaaaaaaacaaacaaacaaaatattagtCACAGTAACTGCTGAGAACAACATTAGTGATGTACCATTGCTGTTCTTTATACTGGGGCTGGCTCCAGACTTGAGCAGCTTTATAATGCACTGCTTCTGCCCTCTGTAGGCCGCACAGTGCAAGGGTGTGTTACCCACCGAATCCCTGCAGTGAATATTTGCAGCTTCTTCTCCACTGAGCTAAAAGGAAAGAACACAGTTGGACCGTAATAAAATAGTTTAGGATGGCACTGTAAACCAGTGACACAATGTTAAGAATAAAAGTCAATTAAAGTTCAAACTCCAGTGGTTTGCAAAACATACAGAAGGCCATCAGAGCATGACtataatcaaataaatttaCAAAGTAGGCActtaaagctgcatttctgtTAACTGGGCTATTAAACGTCATTCATGTGGAAAGAGAAGACATTTGTAGTTTACAGTGTCAATTATTACATTAGAATTGTTGTCAGATTAAGATACACAGCCATGCCATGGTTCAACAAAAGCGCTGATGCTAACCAGTTTTGATAAAGTTGAGACGTCGCCTTCTCTGGCTGCTTCCAGAAGCCTCTCCTCCTTCCGCCTTGTCTCCCTCCTCgctgcagctgcacaaacaaacactatttgaagacaacagcagctgatttaCTGTGATGAGAAGCCATCGGCAAATATTTCCATCATTTCATACCCTCCAGCATGGTAATGATTTCATCATCCTCTGTGACATCTTTCGGGATTTGAGCTGTTCCATTGATTATGTTGGCACAGGCATCATACCGCAGCAGCAACAGGACAGTCTCCTGAAGggttcacagtaaaaaaaataaatagataaaaatctGATCACGCTAAAGCTTCAATTGGAGAAATTACAATTGCTCTATATGTCACAAGTTTTTAACCTTTCTTCCGTTGTCAGCTGCTTTGTGTAGAGGTGTGTCACCCATGTTGTTTTGCAGATTCACATCAGCACCTGCCTGtaaatacatatacacacacacacaaacacgttcattcattcatcttctactgctgctgcttatccatttccaggttgcggggtTTGCTGGAGCCGagcccagctcacactgggcgatGGAGGGGTACACTTCGGATTGCCAGTCCaccgcagggccaacatacagacacagacagagactaacaaccactcacactgacactcagacctgcggacaattcagagtcaccagttaacctcaacaagcatgtctttggacggtgggaggaaaccagcacaggcatggagagaacatgcaaaccccatgcagaaaggcagcaggcccgggaatcaaacccacaacctttatGTTTGTAGGGCAACAGTGATAACCACTAACCCTCCATCCACACAGTAAATCTCAAGTCTCACCTTCAGTAACTCCTCTGCTACGTCTCTGTGTCCTGACTGACAGGCCAGATGGAGGGCTGTCCATCCAGGACTGGACTTACATTCAGCTGCAATcacacaaaaaggaaacttAACTATTTCCGTGCTTCCTCCGGCCGGTGGGCGGTTatggcattttattttcactacaTACATCTGCAGTTGATGTCGAGGGAGATGCTTTGGTCGGCCCTTGACTGAAGGAGCCTTTGAATTTGGGAACAACTGCCCTGTTTAGCaaagaggagcagctgagctTCAGGTGTGTcggcctccatcagctccttcAGGCCCCacaggagggagaaggaggtgAATCCCAGTCAGTCATATACTGCATGTAAAGGCACATACCAAAGCCTATTAGAGCTTTTCATATAAACAGATTTAGTTTCaggaacagcaaaaaaaaaaaaatcactatttCGTCCAAATGATATCTTTAATAGTTCACTTACTTAAATCAAATTGGAGGTAGACTGTACTGTTTACGACAACGCGACGTTCCCAAAGCCTGAGGGTGAAATTTACCGAAGGACTCGGTGACTATTTTGTTAGTACACGACAGCCTCGGACTACCAGGAGAGGACTAACAGGAGAGGACTTAGAGGGGAGGACTTAGAGGAAAGGACTACCAGGAGAGGACTTACAGGAGAGGACTTAGAGGAAAGGACTTACAGGAGAGGACTTCCAGCTCACGGTGGACGGGAACATTTGGGGAGTCACAGCCGAAATTTGAGCGCGTCAATCAGCTGACAGTCGTCACGTGACCGAGCAGCTGCTGCACCGGGTCACCGGGTCAGAGCTACAGATGAGGCTCAGACTGAGAGACGGTCCAAAccagtctgtttctgtctgtctgtacatcagaaccccccccccaaaaaaacataTAGATCCCTGGTCTGATGAACATGGCTGCTAAACCTGAAATGCTGGTGTACACACTTTCTGCTGGATATACTGCCGCTgtacatgtattttattttattcgaATATTTCATCGACGCTTTTTGAAGGAATTTTGacacatatttaatattttgagcCTCTTCTAATGATAGCAAAAACTAACATTTAAGTATTGGAGCCATCAATCAGGgccagtgtttttgttgtttgtttgtttttttcattgtttttttttttttccactattGTTAGAGCAATAGTGCCTGTGAGGAGAATCCCTAGTTTGATTCCATCAAGTGTTATGTGACTTGTGTTTTCTCCCAGTCTTGCCCTGTTTGACCTCTGTCATAAATCAGTGTTATTTACTGAAATGAAACCCTCACCCCTGAATGAATAGGTCGTAATTCGCTTACGTTTTAATCATACAGATACAGAGGAGcaacagtgaaataaacatCTAAATGTGCATTTTTGATGCTTTCTTTCCaccagatgaaaaaaataattgtatgTGGCACAAAATCTCAAAATTGGCcattgcatgaaaaaaaagagaCGTTTTCTCCTTCCATGTTTTGCTTTAAAGGTCATTCATCCTTGACATTTGGGGCTCTTTTATTCTGTGTATAAAACTTTAGCTGCAGAGATGTTTGAAGCATTGAGTGTCATTTTCTATGTGTGTCTTTGAAGATTCCACTTGCTTCAAGCAATTAGGTCCCCTGAGGTATGTGCATATCTGGCATGGAGAAGAGGTCATACTCTAATGAAGACGGGTGTCAAAAAAGACTTCAAAGGTGAATAACTTAGTCACCTTTGAGAG
It contains:
- the LOC115057637 gene encoding oxysterol-binding protein-related protein 1-like isoform X1, which translates into the protein MEADTPEAQLLLFAKQGSCSQIQRLLQSRADQSISLDINCRSECKSSPGWTALHLACQSGHRDVAEELLKAGADVNLQNNMGDTPLHKAADNGRKETVLLLLRYDACANIINGTAQIPKDVTEDDEIITMLEAAARRETRRKEERLLEAAREGDVSTLSKLLSGEEAANIHCRDSVGNTPLHCAAYRGQKQCIIKLLKSGASPSIKNSNDQTPLDLVCSDELRHIVAAYQDKVLNSWVQKIEGPLWKSSRFLGWRSHWVVLEDGTLSWYHKQADAQAGVRKQGSKSLSQAYCMVKPWNHCFFMLRCFDDTVLYFKVPSKADSMATRKKWLDAFEAHSSYSTRHCVQEEIIDDDDGDGVTIGNLKQAVQAASTCQQKLESEVSIFLSMMKNEENYAAAAPLLLKAKQTSELSSETCATLHLCLELFSKQEEVWNLKLEQEVEKNKALTEALQTLATEHYELKQSLSKSRRSSTLSTLTEDEFYDAESESESDLSVSGFLSVASHSCEEDEGRDAPLLSSLRHSSAHRGPTSMSGEGNHGDQPAQYNGVKKHRTSLPSPMFSRNDVSIWSILKKCIGMELSKIAMPVIFNEPLSFLQRLTEYMEHTYLIHQANATTDSVERMKCVAAFAVSAVASQWERTGKPFNPLLGETYELIRDDLGFRWVSEQVSHHPPVSAFHAEGLKEDFVFHGSIYPKLKFWGKSIEAEPKGIITLELPKYNEAYTWTNPSCCVHNIIVGQLWIEQYGNVEVINHKTGERCSMTFKPCGLFGKELHKVEGYIQDKSKKKLCAIYGKWTECLYAVDATTFDAHRKSDRKNSDDKKGRKQSSVDEEPEEMPLPDAETVQVIPGSELIWKITPRPDNSAKFYAFSTFAMQLNELDESMAGVIPPTDSRLRPDICAMENGDIDLASAEKKRLEEKQRVARKNRTKSTEEWKTRWFQQGPNPHNKAQDWLYSKGYWDRKYAQLPDIY